One Lachancea thermotolerans CBS 6340 chromosome B complete sequence genomic window, AATTTGAATTGTTCGAACTTCTCCGTAGAAGgctcctcttcctcctcctgACCGATGCGAAAAATATCATACGGTTTAGGGATTTGCGATCGTTCAAATTGTAACTTGAAAACCTCAGAGCTCGAGGGGCTCCTCATAGTTATGACTGAATCACCCGTTTGGATATCTGTTTCAATGCTTACTATCTTGTCAGATAGGATCCACCTACCGAAATCATACCCGTCGTTGCTCTCGTTTGCCCGATCTTCATTTATTCTATGGGGGAAGCTAGGGCCATGAGGCGTGGCTGTCAAGTGTGAAATAATATCTATGTGCGCACTGACGTCGTAATCCTTGCTTTCTGCTTCCGAAGCGCTACTAACCAAGCACTTCACTACGAATGGAGCCAGCTCCACTCGGTTTGACAGCTTCATCCTCAAAAACCAGCTTGAAATGACTTTGTATGATAATGTAAGGAAGAAGTGGGCGACAGACGCGgtgatcttgaaagagtgAGTCGAAGGTGATGAATCTGCGGCCTGTTCCAAGTAGGATATTTGCTGAATGATATTTTGCGTTTGTGCCCTTTCCTTGAGGTCCCTAGAACTTTGAATGAACTTAAAGGCAATGGCAAATACCCTTTTAAACTCATCCGCAGTCAAATGGGATGTAATGAATGGAGAATTGGATAATGCTAGAAGGAACTCCAGTATTGCGGGAGTGCACATTGAGCTTGTTACTCGAGTTTGCAGCTGCACGAGTATTGGAgtcaaaagtttcttcaCTGATCCTGGTATTTCCTGGCAGCATATTGTAAGCAAGTGCAGCGAGAGGGTAAGCGTGCTATCTTTGGTATGTAGCCCATATAGTAAAGACTCAACAATACCATCTGTAAAATCCTTAGGCAGATAACTATGGTATGCTAGGAGGGGTGACAGACTTCTGACATACACTGCATGAAGGTTGTCTGTGCACAAACCGCTCGGTattttcaattttgaaggaagGCCGGACTTCATATGACGACAGATAACATCTCGGTACAATCCGACCAGATCATCGATAGATCTCAAAGCCACCAAATTGGCGAACTGTGGGCACATGAAAGTTAGAAGATATGAGTAAACCTCCCATGTAGTGGGGTTTCCGATCATGTCTATAGCAGTAGAGATCCAAGTTCTGATATCTACCGCTCCTGGAGTAACAAAATCATCTTTTACCAGCTCAGGAGAATATGCGTCACATTTGAGTACCTTAGATTGCGCTTCATTGAAATAAATAATTGTTTCCGGGTATGACCAACCATTGTTTTCCAACGTCGAGGCAGCCCTGGAGTTTTTGTTCAAGGCTATTGTTATTCCCTCAACATCATTCGTTTCCTGGAATACTACTTGGCGAGAATTTCCGCAATAAACTTTGGACAGGACCCTTGCTGAcgccaaaaacaattcgCTCTGTGCTGTCTGATAGGCGTACTGTGCTGCCTTAGTAAGAAGGCGGTAAAATGACCCAAAACAGTCTCCACGTTCAAAAGCAATACACCATACCAGTAATCCTGCAAGGCCCTCGGTGAGTTTTATTAGTTTGACCTCAGACCAAGCAGGAGCTGGCGAAGAGCCCAAGCTCAACGGAATTAAGCTGGATCTTCTTCGAGATGAAGGTTTTGTAAAAGCCTGGCCAAACACTTCGCTGTTTACCGCTGCGATGAAGCCTGAAGGCAAGTAGCGGCAAGTCTCGCAGTATATTTCTATTTGTTTGAGGGCAACCGTGTTATCCTTTTCTGTTTCAAGCATTGAAAAAAGGTGCTTTAGTGACCGACAAAGCGAACTATCCCACTGTTTCCGTTTCGAAATAATCTCGTAACAACATTTTTCTATGACTTCAAGGGTTCGACACCGCACATTTGTTCCGAAATCTGCTAGATAAACTCGGGTTATTATATCGTGAACCAGACCATCCACTAAAACTGCATCCGATGTAGACTGATCTAGGAGATCCAGCAGTTGGTTAGCCAATGAATCATTCAAATGTCTACTGTAAGCGaacaaaaattcaaagatgtcTTTGAACTCGTTGatgccaaaaagcttgtaGTTTCCGCTTTGCGAAATATTCAATATTTGGTTGAAAATCATTCTCAGGTACTTTACATCGAGATCGTCCAGTTCAACCTTCTGCAGAAATGGTGTCAACAGGTCTTGAATGGaaggttcttcttctgagaCTAACCAAAAGCCACGGAACTTAGAAATCCATCGCAGAAATTCTTCACTCTCAAGGAGGCATAGAAtattgccaaaaagctgtgAAGCACTGATATTTGAGCTGCTGTGCTTATTAAATTCTTGCCTAAGAAGGCGGAGAAGTAGTTCCGCAATGTGTCGCGGACTTGAACCGCACTTTTGCCATAGGCCCTCCACATTGTCAACAGTTAGTAACGAAACT contains:
- a CDS encoding KLTH0B02024p (conserved hypothetical protein); this encodes MAPPLIYKAYTSGLKRELFRTLSGNFKSTPTPSNYEQCAVTKEPLHAQKLIPLIADRASGYSSRARLVKEIIPELSFLSAESVLELWDGANDLIAPEIPSSTRAYGLDLLHACIERLLPVMSETLRLAFFYNIMDNCGVADEKAGKAEKELHKVIKSLDALTCHGTRLESILRADESTCGLEDFFESIFASISVGGEPKPPHQTVVSALRFAESCARHGVPITDELISCVVTISRGWDENEVRKGALDLLKAAFSERPVESKELSRSVLQALLTIYHENNELSDSVTETLHLALSGQNGTQLLPLFLDMGFFDGGNTDVSYISLLVSLLTVDNVEGLWQKCGSSPRHIAELLLRLLRQEFNKHSSSNISASQLFGNILCLLESEEFLRWISKFRGFWLVSEEEPSIQDLLTPFLQKVELDDLDVKYLRMIFNQILNISQSGNYKLFGINEFKDIFEFLFAYSRHLNDSLANQLLDLLDQSTSDAVLVDGLVHDIITRVYLADFGTNVRCRTLEVIEKCCYEIISKRKQWDSSLCRSLKHLFSMLETEKDNTVALKQIEIYCETCRYLPSGFIAAVNSEVFGQAFTKPSSRRRSSLIPLSLGSSPAPAWSEVKLIKLTEGLAGLLVWCIAFERGDCFGSFYRLLTKAAQYAYQTAQSELFLASARVLSKVYCGNSRQVVFQETNDVEGITIALNKNSRAASTLENNGWSYPETIIYFNEAQSKVLKCDAYSPELVKDDFVTPGAVDIRTWISTAIDMIGNPTTWEVYSYLLTFMCPQFANLVALRSIDDLVGLYRDVICRHMKSGLPSKLKIPSGLCTDNLHAVYVRSLSPLLAYHSYLPKDFTDGIVESLLYGLHTKDSTLTLSLHLLTICCQEIPGSVKKLLTPILVQLQTRVTSSMCTPAILEFLLALSNSPFITSHLTADEFKRVFAIAFKFIQSSRDLKERAQTQNIIQQISYLEQAADSSPSTHSFKITASVAHFFLTLSYKVISSWFLRMKLSNRVELAPFVVKCLVSSASEAESKDYDVSAHIDIISHLTATPHGPSFPHRINEDRANESNDGYDFGRWILSDKIVSIETDIQTGDSVITMRSPSSSEVFKLQFERSQIPKPYDIFRIGQEEEEEPSTEKFEQFKFTASFVLTQLGCVGRHPVKVPDDSSIARSVHLFDKTPVSEYHKIGLIYVGPQQDSEAEVLSNTNGSYQYKLFLSRLGHLVKLKDCMNVYTGGLEPDVDGEFALVYNAEKTQAVFHAATLMPNNPQDDQYSMKKRHIGNNFVTIFFDESGSASFDFNIIKSQFNFINIVIKPYQATDTGKGSKHFKVRMYRKAGVPAFFSTSHFKILSAENLAKYVRHVSLIADTFSTCWFSASAPEVCTTWARRAKQMSSIREKTLKWYEGHGEPVSPPDFASVVEAAGGL